A single genomic interval of Prochlorococcus marinus XMU1406 harbors:
- a CDS encoding 6-pyruvoyl trahydropterin synthase family protein: MTSTQSKPLHGKGRECVITRRACFSSSHRYWLPEKSPEENLSLFGKCSIAPGHGHNYELIVSMGGELDSDGMVLNLSDVKHSIKDKVTGQLDFRFLNDVWPEFNVNNQEGILPTTEALVKVIWSRLKDDLPLTSLRLYENPNLWADYFGKNMEAFLTVQTHFAAAHRLAKEEISFDENKKIYGKCARVNGHGHNYLVEITVKGDIDKRTGMVCDLSALQEIINDLVVEQLDHTFLNKDIEFFHNCVPTAENIALYISDILQKPIDNLGATLHKIRLQESPNNAAEIYVDQKLTNSLKLEFENSLVTQT, from the coding sequence ATGACTTCTACACAATCCAAACCATTACATGGGAAAGGACGTGAATGCGTCATAACTCGACGTGCCTGCTTTAGTTCTAGTCACCGTTATTGGCTCCCTGAAAAAAGCCCAGAAGAAAATTTATCTCTTTTTGGAAAGTGCAGTATTGCACCAGGTCATGGTCATAATTATGAACTTATTGTTTCAATGGGTGGAGAACTCGACTCTGATGGAATGGTACTTAATCTCTCTGATGTAAAGCATTCTATTAAAGATAAGGTTACTGGACAATTAGATTTTCGTTTTTTAAATGATGTCTGGCCTGAATTTAATGTTAATAATCAAGAGGGTATACTTCCCACAACTGAAGCATTAGTAAAGGTCATTTGGAGTCGTCTAAAAGATGATTTACCTCTTACAAGTCTAAGACTTTATGAAAACCCAAATTTATGGGCAGATTATTTTGGAAAAAACATGGAAGCATTTTTAACAGTACAAACTCATTTTGCAGCCGCTCATAGACTTGCAAAAGAAGAAATATCCTTTGATGAAAATAAAAAAATCTATGGGAAATGTGCCAGAGTTAATGGACATGGTCATAACTATCTTGTCGAAATAACTGTAAAAGGAGACATTGATAAAAGAACAGGAATGGTTTGCGACTTATCTGCCCTCCAAGAGATAATTAATGATTTGGTTGTTGAACAACTAGATCATACTTTTCTAAATAAAGACATCGAATTTTTCCATAATTGTGTTCCAACTGCTGAAAATATAGCTTTATATATTTCTGATATTCTTCAAAAACCAATAGATAACCTTGGTGCAACATTACACAAAATAAGACTCCAAGAGAGTCCAAATAATGCTGCAGAAATTTATGTTGATCAGAAGTTAACCAATTCATTGAAGTTGGAATTTGAAAATAGTTTAGTCACACAAACTTGA
- a CDS encoding shikimate kinase, with the protein MEQSIIKKTVHTLKGRSIFLIGMMGSGKSQTGLKLAELLKYKYIDLDSLIEKLAKKSINQIFNDEGEYNFRELEANCLKETIKIPSLVISTGGGIVTKLENWGILRQGIIAWIDLDKDIAIERLKNEIENRPLLQGKNLNDLYMSIFQSRENLYSQADLRIQVKRENIEEVAMKIINAIHKEIIS; encoded by the coding sequence ATGGAACAATCCATTATCAAAAAAACAGTTCATACTTTAAAGGGCAGAAGCATTTTTTTAATAGGAATGATGGGTTCTGGTAAGTCACAAACTGGTTTAAAGTTGGCTGAATTATTGAAGTATAAATATATTGATTTAGATTCATTAATAGAGAAGTTGGCAAAAAAATCTATCAATCAAATTTTTAATGATGAAGGAGAATATAATTTCCGTGAATTAGAAGCAAACTGCCTTAAAGAAACTATCAAAATTCCTTCATTAGTAATCTCAACTGGGGGAGGAATAGTTACTAAATTGGAAAACTGGGGAATCTTAAGACAGGGAATAATTGCTTGGATAGATCTCGACAAAGATATAGCAATTGAAAGATTGAAAAATGAAATTGAAAATAGGCCACTTCTTCAGGGAAAGAATCTAAATGATTTATATATGAGCATTTTTCAATCTAGAGAAAATTTGTATTCTCAAGCAGATTTAAGAATTCAAGTAAAAAGGGAAAATATTGAAGAAGTAGCTATGAAAATAATTAATGCAATTCATAAAGAAATAATTAGTTAA
- a CDS encoding chlororespiratory reduction protein 7: protein MSNPLIRASDHYVLLEPDSKEKIVSKQEAILWLKNWLSKTETQTIYQNIEDPDQEFFEELLESTYELEIKLGYVIKWFAVRIEPD from the coding sequence ATGTCAAATCCACTAATAAGAGCATCAGATCATTATGTATTATTAGAGCCAGATTCAAAAGAAAAAATTGTATCAAAGCAAGAAGCAATTTTATGGTTGAAGAATTGGCTTAGTAAGACAGAAACACAAACAATATATCAAAATATAGAAGATCCTGATCAGGAATTTTTTGAAGAATTATTGGAAAGCACTTATGAATTAGAAATAAAATTAGGATACGTTATTAAATGGTTTGCAGTAAGAATTGAACCAGATTAA